The genomic stretch TTACTACAAGTAATGGGTACTATGTACGCCGGCCAGTTTCTCTTTCCTGAGAGATGGCTCTTTAATAGAAAGTCCTTGAAGGGGAACACGATGAACAACGTTCTGAAATTCTCTGCTCTGGCTCTGGCCGCAGTTCTGGCTACCGGTTGCAGCAGCGTATCCAAAGAAACCGAAGCTCGTCTGACTGCGACTGAAGACGCAGCAGCTCGCGCTCAAGCTCGTGCTGACGAAGCCTACCGTAAGGCTGACGACGCAATGGCAGCCGCTCAGAAGGCTCAGCAGACCGCTGACGAAGCCAACGAGCGCGCTCTGCGTATGCTGGACAAAGCCAGCCGCAAGTAATAATCCTCACGGATTGTTAAGAAGCCGACCCACTTGTGGGTCGGCTTTTTTATTGCCTTTGAAACCGAAAATGCGGCCAGCAGGTACGAAAAGGCCTGCACTAAGGCAGGCCTGGGTCGAATTTACCTTACTGCAGTTCGGGCGGAATGCTCGTAACCATCGGTGCGCCGCCCTGGTTTTCCACCGGCACGGCAATTTCTACCGGCATACCATCTTCTGCGGCCACCACGTCACGCACCATGTCCCAGTTCATGCGTAGGTTATTGGCCAGGTCTTCGCGCTTGAGCAAGGTATTGATAACGGCGGTGTGTTTGTCGACAACTGACGGGTTACCCTGGTCATCCAGCGGCGTGTGTGCCTCAAGATAGACCTTGCCGCCACTGATACCGAACTTGTAAGGCTCGTTGATGATGCGCACCGGAGTCCCCACCGGCACCATCTTCGACAGTTCAAGCACGTTATTGTTGAACATGCGGAAGCAGCCGTGACTGGTGCGCATGCCAATGCCGAACTTCTTGTTCGAACCATGGATCAGGTAGCCTGGCACGCCCAAGGTGAACTTGAACGGCCCCAGCGGGTTGTCCGGGCCAGCCGGCACCACAGTCGGCAGGATGTCACCGTCCGCTGCGTGCTCTTTGCGAATCGAAGCGGGCGGCGTCCAGGTCGGGTTCGGCGTCTTGGCGGTGATCTTGGTGTTGGCAATCGGCGACCCCCACCCCTCGCGACCAATCCCCAGCGGGAAGGTGTACACCACGCTCTGCCCCTTAGGGAAGTAGTACAAACGGTACTCGGCCAGATTGATGACGATGCCTTCGCGCGGGCCCGGCGGCAGGACGAAACGGGTCGGCAGGATGATCTCGGTGCCAGCGCCCGGCAGCCAAGGGTCTACGCCCGGGTTGGCGGCGATCATTTCCAGGTAGCCGAGGTCGTTTGCGGTGCCGATATCGGCGAACGTGTCCTCGTACTTTGCCTTGATCACATGCACCTGGCCGACGATGTCTTCACCGGGCGGTGGCAGTGGCAGCTCCAGCGCAGCAGCGGGGCCCGCTACCAACAGGGCGGCCAGGGACAGGCTACGGGTGACTGCAGGAAAGCGCGGCAACATCCGGTAAATCCTTCGAAAGGTGGGTCAAGAGAATCGATTGTACACCCGCGCCGATGCAAGCGGGAGGCATTGGCACGTTGCAAACGTTTCAGATGATGAAAGGCGCCTGTCGTTCAGCTGCCGTGCAGCTCTGGCCACACCGGGCGCATGCCACGTCGCTGGGCATCGAGGATGGCACGACACAGCTCACACAGGCGGCCATCGCGATAGATCGATC from Pseudomonas putida encodes the following:
- a CDS encoding L,D-transpeptidase family protein — encoded protein: MLPRFPAVTRSLSLAALLVAGPAAALELPLPPPGEDIVGQVHVIKAKYEDTFADIGTANDLGYLEMIAANPGVDPWLPGAGTEIILPTRFVLPPGPREGIVINLAEYRLYYFPKGQSVVYTFPLGIGREGWGSPIANTKITAKTPNPTWTPPASIRKEHAADGDILPTVVPAGPDNPLGPFKFTLGVPGYLIHGSNKKFGIGMRTSHGCFRMFNNNVLELSKMVPVGTPVRIINEPYKFGISGGKVYLEAHTPLDDQGNPSVVDKHTAVINTLLKREDLANNLRMNWDMVRDVVAAEDGMPVEIAVPVENQGGAPMVTSIPPELQ